A single Oncorhynchus mykiss isolate Arlee chromosome 24, USDA_OmykA_1.1, whole genome shotgun sequence DNA region contains:
- the LOC110504006 gene encoding guided entry of tail-anchored proteins factor 1 isoform X1, translating into MLISTGGRHLAAINKRCNMEIWPHVNTNPIKLSKVLQNDVEQERDMRAEIQEMKKEHNSVSMMDEFARYARLERKINKMTDKLKTHVKSRTAQQAKMKWMVNIGFYILQAALMISLIWKYYADPVTVVPSKWIAPLEQMVAFPSRVAGGVGITCWLVVCNKVVSIGLHAVS; encoded by the exons atGCTAATTAGCACTGGTGGCCGCCACTTGGCTGCCATAAACAAGCGCTGTAATATGGAGATATGGCCGCATGTGAACACTAACCCTATCAAG CTGTCGAAGGTCCTTCAGAACGATGTTGAGCAGGAGAGGGATATGAGGGCTGAGATCCAGGAGATGAAGAAGGAGCACAACTCCGTTAGCATGATGGATGAGTTTGCCAGATACGCCAGACTAGAGCGCAAAATCAACAAGATGACTGACAAGCTGAAGACACatg TCAAGTCAAGAACTGCTCAACAAGCCAAAATGAAATGGATGGTGAATATAGGTTTTTATATCCTGCAG GCTGCTCTGATGATCTCCCTGATTTGGAAGTATTATGCTGACCCAGTGACTGTTGTACCCAGTAAGTGGATTGCCCCCCTGGAGCAGATGGTGGCTTTCCCATCTAGAGTAGCAG GTGGTGTTGGAATCACATGCTGGCTGGTGGTGTGCAACAAAGTGGTGTCTATTGGTCTACATGCTGTTAGCTAA
- the LOC110504006 gene encoding guided entry of tail-anchored proteins factor 1 isoform X4 translates to MRAEIQEMKKEHNSVSMMDEFARYARLERKINKMTDKLKTHVKSRTAQQAKMKWMVNIGFYILQAALMISLIWKYYADPVTVVPSKWIAPLEQMVAFPSRVAGGVGITCWLVVCNKVVSIGLHAVS, encoded by the exons ATGAGGGCTGAGATCCAGGAGATGAAGAAGGAGCACAACTCCGTTAGCATGATGGATGAGTTTGCCAGATACGCCAGACTAGAGCGCAAAATCAACAAGATGACTGACAAGCTGAAGACACatg TCAAGTCAAGAACTGCTCAACAAGCCAAAATGAAATGGATGGTGAATATAGGTTTTTATATCCTGCAG GCTGCTCTGATGATCTCCCTGATTTGGAAGTATTATGCTGACCCAGTGACTGTTGTACCCAGTAAGTGGATTGCCCCCCTGGAGCAGATGGTGGCTTTCCCATCTAGAGTAGCAG GTGGTGTTGGAATCACATGCTGGCTGGTGGTGTGCAACAAAGTGGTGTCTATTGGTCTACATGCTGTTAGCTAA
- the LOC110504006 gene encoding guided entry of tail-anchored proteins factor 1 isoform X3 — MIKGKLLSKVLQNDVEQERDMRAEIQEMKKEHNSVSMMDEFARYARLERKINKMTDKLKTHVKSRTAQQAKMKWMVNIGFYILQAALMISLIWKYYADPVTVVPSKWIAPLEQMVAFPSRVAGGVGITCWLVVCNKVVSIGLHAVS; from the exons atgatcaagggaAAACTG CTGTCGAAGGTCCTTCAGAACGATGTTGAGCAGGAGAGGGATATGAGGGCTGAGATCCAGGAGATGAAGAAGGAGCACAACTCCGTTAGCATGATGGATGAGTTTGCCAGATACGCCAGACTAGAGCGCAAAATCAACAAGATGACTGACAAGCTGAAGACACatg TCAAGTCAAGAACTGCTCAACAAGCCAAAATGAAATGGATGGTGAATATAGGTTTTTATATCCTGCAG GCTGCTCTGATGATCTCCCTGATTTGGAAGTATTATGCTGACCCAGTGACTGTTGTACCCAGTAAGTGGATTGCCCCCCTGGAGCAGATGGTGGCTTTCCCATCTAGAGTAGCAG GTGGTGTTGGAATCACATGCTGGCTGGTGGTGTGCAACAAAGTGGTGTCTATTGGTCTACATGCTGTTAGCTAA
- the LOC110504006 gene encoding guided entry of tail-anchored proteins factor 1 isoform X2, which produces MADGCAWFLVLGSVFLCNLFKILLPTISSFLSKVLQNDVEQERDMRAEIQEMKKEHNSVSMMDEFARYARLERKINKMTDKLKTHVKSRTAQQAKMKWMVNIGFYILQAALMISLIWKYYADPVTVVPSKWIAPLEQMVAFPSRVAGGVGITCWLVVCNKVVSIGLHAVS; this is translated from the exons ATGGCTGACGGGTGCGCTTGGTTCCTGGTGCTGGGATCTGTCTTTTTGTGCAATCTCTTCAAAATACTGTTGCCGACCATTTCCTCTTTC CTGTCGAAGGTCCTTCAGAACGATGTTGAGCAGGAGAGGGATATGAGGGCTGAGATCCAGGAGATGAAGAAGGAGCACAACTCCGTTAGCATGATGGATGAGTTTGCCAGATACGCCAGACTAGAGCGCAAAATCAACAAGATGACTGACAAGCTGAAGACACatg TCAAGTCAAGAACTGCTCAACAAGCCAAAATGAAATGGATGGTGAATATAGGTTTTTATATCCTGCAG GCTGCTCTGATGATCTCCCTGATTTGGAAGTATTATGCTGACCCAGTGACTGTTGTACCCAGTAAGTGGATTGCCCCCCTGGAGCAGATGGTGGCTTTCCCATCTAGAGTAGCAG GTGGTGTTGGAATCACATGCTGGCTGGTGGTGTGCAACAAAGTGGTGTCTATTGGTCTACATGCTGTTAGCTAA